The Thermococcus sp. DNA segment GAAATCGAGGACTTTCCAGAGAGCTGGAAAGAGAGCCTCTTCAATGTGAACACGCGGGAAGATTTGAGGAGGATTAAAGGGATTCGGGAAAGTTAAACCTCTCTTCTACGTAGTTTTCAAAATTCCAGCCAAAAGCCCCGCGAGCCTCTCCGCCTTTTCCTTTATCAGCTCGCTCGGCTCCTCGAAGAGGCCGGTTGAACCTGGCTGGCAGCCTATCAGAATAAAATCTGTATTGATCATCGTCTTCATGAACCGGGTTACAAACTTCAGCGGGAGCCCGTGGGTTGATACTGCCTCCCCAATCGTTCCCTCCGGGTCTGCAATGATATACTCCCCCACCTCCCCGTTGAAGCCAACTGCATCAACGAAGACCACCAGATCGGGCAGGAAGTCCCTTATCTTTCCGGTGTAGTTCTCAGGAACCTCGCCGCAGTTTATCACGAGAATGTTGGGATTGTCCAGGAGTTCATTGAGTCTCCCGGCAACAAGAACGCCGAATGCATCATCTCCCCTGATGTCGTTGCCGATGCCGCAGATTACGATTCTCTTTTTCCCTTCAAAAACTTCCTCGAGGGCGCTCATTGAAGACACCTCAAAAAGGAAAGGGAATCAAAGCTTCCCCGCTATCTTCTTTATTCTACCTGCGAACTCGGTCTTCATGAGCCCCTCTACGTTTCCAATCTTTGAGTCAAGGTCTGGATAGAATGGTATCCCTCCGAGGTACTGGGTTCCAAACTCCCTAGCCAAAGACTCAACGTTCTTCTCCTCGTCGAGTTGCTCTGAAAGGAGTTTCATGTTCTCCACGATTCCGAGAACCTTGTGTTTCTCTTCAATGAGGAGCTGGACGAGCTTTCTAACCACGTTGAGTGCGAGCTTTGAGGGTGTCGCGACAACGAGGAACTCACCGCGCTTAAGGAAGCGGAGGACGTCCAAAAGCTGGTCACCTAAACCCGGGGGCATGTCTATGATGAGGTAGTCAAGCTCGTCCCAGCGGGTTATAGTGAGTAGTTCGATGAGGGCATCACTTATCTCCTTCCCGCGGAGAGGTGTTGGCCTATCCTCGGTGTAGTAAGCAATCGTCATGAACTTGATCCCATGGATGGTATGTGGAACGACGCCTTTATCCTCCTCAGGGAACTCCCTCGGCTCAAAACCTAGAATCACATGGTCGCTCGCCCCGTGAAAGTCGAGGTCAAGGAGGCCGACCCTGTAGCCTTTCCCTGCTAAAGCCAGCGCGAGGGTTGTTGAAACGAGCGACTTTCCAACGCCACCCTTCCCGCTGACGACAGGGATGATCCTCTTTACATCCTCAAGCCTCGCGTTAATCGCTATCTCGCGCGGGTCTATTCCAGCCATCATGCATCTCCCCCCTTCTCAATCATTATTCCGGCGACGTAAACGCCCCTGCCTTTGACGATCTCGAAGTCATGACTTCCACATTTTGGGCAGGCCAAAAAGGCGTGAACAACCTCTGGAATGAAGTGCATGTCCTCCCTCAGGCGCTCGTCGAACCTGTTCTTAACTTCCCTGAGCTTCCATTCATAGCCGCAGTTCCGGCACCTGAAGACAGCTTCCTCCCCAATGAACTCTATCTTCGCTCCCTCTGCAATCGTGCCAGAGAAAAGCTGTTCCATCGCGAACTTCACTATCTCCTCATCAACGTCCTGCAGTTCCCCAAGGACTACCTTGACCGCCTTGACGCGCTTCGCTCCCTCTCTGTTGGCGTAGTC contains these protein-coding regions:
- a CDS encoding hydrogenase 3 maturation endopeptidase HyCI, translated to MSALEEVFEGKKRIVICGIGNDIRGDDAFGVLVAGRLNELLDNPNILVINCGEVPENYTGKIRDFLPDLVVFVDAVGFNGEVGEYIIADPEGTIGEAVSTHGLPLKFVTRFMKTMINTDFILIGCQPGSTGLFEEPSELIKEKAERLAGLLAGILKTT
- a CDS encoding Mrp/NBP35 family ATP-binding protein translates to MAGIDPREIAINARLEDVKRIIPVVSGKGGVGKSLVSTTLALALAGKGYRVGLLDLDFHGASDHVILGFEPREFPEEDKGVVPHTIHGIKFMTIAYYTEDRPTPLRGKEISDALIELLTITRWDELDYLIIDMPPGLGDQLLDVLRFLKRGEFLVVATPSKLALNVVRKLVQLLIEEKHKVLGIVENMKLLSEQLDEEKNVESLAREFGTQYLGGIPFYPDLDSKIGNVEGLMKTEFAGRIKKIAGKL
- the hypA gene encoding hydrogenase nickel incorporation protein HypA; translation: MHEWALADAIVRTVLDYANREGAKRVKAVKVVLGELQDVDEEIVKFAMEQLFSGTIAEGAKIEFIGEEAVFRCRNCGYEWKLREVKNRFDERLREDMHFIPEVVHAFLACPKCGSHDFEIVKGRGVYVAGIMIEKGGDA